Genomic DNA from Acanthopagrus latus isolate v.2019 chromosome 2, fAcaLat1.1, whole genome shotgun sequence:
TCAAGTGACCAGCCCACGGAAGGGGAAGTCTGGTAGCGGCGGCTGCTGGCTTCACACCAGAAGCCCCAAAACTTTAGCTGTTTGATTGGCTCCAAGATTGGTGTCACTAAGACAATTACACATCAGATACATTGCCAgaataaagctttttttctgatatgAGGCTGCCATGATTAaagtttggttaggttaagggAACAATGTCCTTTAGCTAATGATGATGCACAAGAGGAGAATTTTTTCACTcattctcatttacatttagggcatttagcaaaCACTTTTGTCCAATAGTTCAATAGTCCCCCATCTATTTGAAGATTTATAGcatttttaatctaaatgtaaatctaaactgttttggttcagtctcgCCGCTTCCATCTACGTTGTTTTTGATCACAGCAGAACTTACTTGTCGAGACAGTTCACAACAGGCTGATGGACACGGGTATGGTTTGATTCTTCTGCTACTTTCCAGTTCTGTTACTTTTTGACCTCCGCTGACCGGATCCACCCGCATCGTTCTCATACTGTatctcccctctctgcctcatctTCTTCCACTCTTGCCTTTTCCCTCTATCAGCTTTTATGAGATTTCATCTCCTCTCTAACAATCTCAGAGTGATTTGAAGGGAGCTCAAAGTAATGGCGCTATTctttttaatgatgtatttatcCTTATAATGGGGAAAATGTAACCCTGACAGAAAGAAAGGCCCCTGCGTGACCCTTCTCGCTTGTTAAATTTCAACATATCACTGCTCTCTCACAGCTGAGCCCTGCTTCTTCTAGAtccagtttgtttcctctgggCTTTTTTAGGATGCTACGGTTTCTCCAAATGCAAGGCATGCATGTCAAATGAACTGGAGCTTTTAAATTAGCTAACAGCGTGGATGCTTGTGGACACTAGGAAGAAGTACACAAGTCACATCAAGGGATTGCTGTAATAATTAGCCAAACCACTCCCCCGTGCAGCATTCGTCCAATCACAGTGTAGTAACTATAAATAGATACAGCAGGCCTCTTTAGGGTTTCTCCACATGCCGAAACAGTGTACATGGGGCTGTAGGAAAATAGATATACATATGAAGAGTTCAGGGTTGCGTAGACAGATCAGACATGTACAGAACACATATAATAGCCTCTAGGTCTTCTCTAACGTTAGCTCAACATTTTTAGCATGTCTCCCCAATTAGCTTACTGTCATGAATGAATAATACACCTCTAAGAAAAAGGATCAGCATCCTGTTGCCATGGAAAACACTAGTTCCGGTTAAGTGACTGGATGTGTAAATCGTGCCAGTAATTAGTGAAAGGTGTCGTAGGGGTTCGGAACAAGGTGTCCCATTCCTTACTTGGGAAACTTTACACTCCAGCAGCCCAGCCTGATCGTGCTGAATGGCCCAGACCTTTGAATAGTCTTTCATGTTATATCTCTCGTGTCATTTCATGCAGCAAATGTCATAAAGTATACGTCCGATGGCGTAGTATAAGTAGCGAGAAAGTTGGGTCAAATACAGTCAAACTTAAATACGTCACATTTGTGAATGTTAGATAACTTGTGTCATTTCGGCCTCCGTGACATAAGCTGACTTATGTTTCTCCAACCATGGTCTCTTCCGAAAACTAACCAGGTAGATTTGATGCCTAAATGTCACCAAAGAGCAACAATTTCATGATGACcgtatgtttattattattacgaCTGTGTAGTGAAGGTCACCTTACTTCGTCTTCTGCCATACATCCAAAACGCATAAAATGTGGATGGCGTCAAAGACATgcaaaaagtttaaaatgacaCGAAGCTTTAACCAATAAGTGTGTTTTAAGACACTTGAAGTTGTCCTTATGAAACAAGGTCGATTCAAGTGTGAGAGAGGCAAAAACTCAACTAAGCCAACAGTAGCTTAATTAGCTAGCTGGCTCCAGTCACTAAAATCAGCGAGCGACACGTTCAGTCAGCTgctagaaagaaaaaaaaagctgcttcttCTACCTCTGTTTGAAATcagatgcattttttaaagataaagtATTGACAGGGGCAGCAACAGTAACTCAGCGGGAAAATTGGGGGTTAATCCCTCCCATTCAGAATCAGTCAAGGAAGTATACTACATGCTTGAAATGCAAGAATAAAAccaacagaagagaaaagaacagtATAGACAGCACAGGTTGGAGTTCAGTACTTTGTTCGAGCATCGTCAGGATGTCAGAGGCCGTCGTAGGGCTCAATCCTCATGTGCAGCGTCAACAGTACATCTCATCCTGGCTTCTGATCTAACCCAGGGATCAAGCTATGATCTTGTCTAATCCTTGTAGTTCGGAGTGACCTCTGAGCTTGTGATGAATGGGTTTATATAACATCAGCGTGGCTTGCATAACCAACTGACCATTGGCAAGCATAGTACTATCATGTTAAGGCCACAACTTTATTTTAGCCTGGAAtccaaaatgaataattttagtgtgttttttttttgtttttttttttgcccaggGGTGCTAATGAAATATGTTAATATGGTGTTCACGTGGAGGCTGGAATAAACATCCCTGTGACTCATTTAGACTCTCAAACTACAAAGGGCAAACCTGGGGGCAAGTTTTTTTCTGAACGTAGTTTCACTCCTCTTGAGTTTTTAAGAAAGCACGTGTTAATTTCACAGATAATTAAAACGCATATGAGCTGCTTATGTAATAGCGATGATAAGCCATGGTGTCTTCATAATGCTGAGTTTTAAGCTAGTGCATTAATCACAAATGATTGAGTGGTTGCTGATACTGATGGATGGAACATCTATTGTTTTAGTGTTCTGTCGGCTCGATTTGGTTGATCCAGATGTGTGCAGAGTAGCTTTCTTGCTGGTTACAAAAAGGGTTCAACAAAGGATAATCATGCATGATATCAGTCTCGCTGTGGTCTTGTTTGGTCAGTGTGAagttttccagctttttaagTGAGATTAGTCTCAGTAGCAGTTCTCAAAGTCGCTCATTGTGACTCCAAGTCATGTTCAAACTTAATTTTGAAGCTTGTCTTAAATGTTTTGCACTTGAGAACTGAATAGATAGTGTTTGAcattgtctctctttctctccctctctctctctgtcagatcatcatgtcatttaaatgaattaataaagtTTTGTGTTcctgatttttaatttattttcatttaatttggtgagaaaaatgccaaaaataattgaattaaAAATCCCATGTAAATTCCCTTTCAAACCAAAGCTCACCCTCGTCGATCTAAAAGTAAGGCTATTTACATCATATctgaagaaaaatatatttatcagGCTATACAAGATTTCCCATTATCTGACAGTACTTTTGCTTCCATCTCGTCAGAAGGCACAGGCGCAAACCACAGCCACCACCACAATGTTGCCAATGGTTGCCAGCACAGCAATCCACAGCCAAATGGTGTCACTGGACACTTTCCCATCATCCTCTGCTTCTGAGGGTCGAGAGTAGCCGGCGTTGAGGTTGGAGGTGGACGTCTGCAAGGACGTGTTGCCATTGTATGGAGAATCCATGAAGGCCCCGCTCACAGCCGGGAAATGCTGTcaggagaaagggagaggaacTCGGTTAAAGTCTGTAAAGATTCATCCCAGTCACTTTTGTACAGAGTCTGCATTGAAATCCACGTCGACGTCAAAACTGCAGTTCAGTGATTTGGATTCAACTTTCTCCGGACTTCAGAAATTAAGACAGATTCTGAAATTCTCATATTGGATTTCGCTCTGATCTGGAGGTAACAACAGTCTCcggtgagtgctgagttcactCAGAGGCTCGACTGAAATCACTCACACCAACATATTCACTTCACCCTCAGTTTGAAGGTATTTTTTTAGTATCAAAGGGCTAAAAAACTGGATGCTTTCAAACCTCAGTGAATCTTACAATGATAGGGATGGCATGGCTGAACAATAACATGTTCTGTTCAGGAGGTTAAGGCCACAGCTGTGTCTGGTCCCAGTACAGCTGTACAGTACAGCGGCGAGGAATCAGCATCTCAGAGGGGTTAACTCTCAGACGTATTAAGTCTGACACATGCTTCGTGTATactgaaagagacaaacacacatagacagagTATGGAagagaaaggcagaaaaaaaaaaaatagcgaTGTGGataatgaatacaaatgtttgCCTCAGCTGGATGTATTGTGTCCCTGATGGGTTTGCATAGCACTGTCTGTGGTATTGTAACTATCTCAGGTCATTAATAACCTGGAAAGTAgaagaaccacacacacacaggctacttcctttctttatttatttgtctcacacacataaacacacacatttatacatttaaccCTAGTTTGAGTGGCTTGTGTTGCTGCCAACTCTTTATTCCGAAGATGCGACACCTGcgctacagacacacagatggtACGCTCAGGTGTGTGAGCATAATCTGCTGACACTTTTCACACAAGCTCGCGGCACGCCACAAAAAAGACAGTAAGACAAGCACACAGGCTGTCTCGGACGCTCACATGTAAAACTACAGCCCGATCAGTGTGATAGAAACAGACAGCTTAGTGACCATTAATAATTCCAGCTGTTCCCTGACAGCTAAAAGGTTCAAGTGAGTTTGACCCTTTAACTTGCGGGTGTTCCAGCACCTAAAAGCACTACGCTGTTATTGCTGAACTGCGTCACTTCTGCTCTGAGCATGCAAAAATAGAAGTcaacaagaggaagaagttaAGTAACTGGACAAGTCTTCACATAATCTGACATGCAGAAGATCACCATTTCTTTGAGGATTTAAAGTTTGATCtgcaggattaaaaaaaaaaactacagaaggATGACAAGGCATTTCTGGAGGGGGAGTAATAGTGTTCCACTACCATAGTCTTGGATTAACCGATTCActataaaaccttttttctatcattcaaaacacatttttatcgTCATCTTCCTTACATTTTGAGTTAAGctttgtctggaaaaaaaacaactgaaaaaaacgCTTTttgctgcaaaaactgctcttTGTCTAACCAGAGCTATCACGCCTTCCAAACTGGGAGCATTTGCAACACTTCAGGGCTAACTTAGGTGAAAAGTAGACATAAGAAAGTTAAGGACACCATGTTGAAGGCAGCAACTTAAAGGAACAACATACCCAGAAAGAccagacaggagggagagagaatgtgaACCTATTGGAAgaatttttgtctttgtttgacgAACGGAGTTTGGCGCATTAAGCGATGGACTTCACAGGACAATATTCACAATTTGGATTAATTTGATGAAACcccttttgattattttgatcAGTGGACCCTTACAGACTAAAGGAATATATATTATCAGGGAATGAACACGAATTAGGACTTTATGACTGCTACAAATGTAGGGAATCAGcacttttttctgtctcctttgcTGAGCATGCCAGCAAATCTGGATGAATTATTCATCAATTCGCATGGTTTCTGTTAAATAAGCTAAACCACTGAGTTGTgtcaaaagtcaaaacatttaTATCGTTATGTGTCGAGCAAACCGGTGGGTCCTGGGGATGGTAATGCATTACCAGACTTAGTAACTTTGATAACATTACAGTTATGTGACTTTTGTAGCGTGTTACCACCAACAATGAGTTCATAGTATTAGTacttatatttatataaataataagaaataataaGGTCCTCGAACACACCTGAATGGCATGAGCAGGTGCAAACATTTAATACGCAGATGTCAAATAGCTGATGTTGCTGACTCTCTGCGCCAGTGTGACTGTGCAGCTGAGGTCAATTGTCATTGTGAatagctttgttttttctttcccgTCTGGTTCGCTTTGAACCCCAAGTGCTTCTCAGTCTGCTCCCCTGTCCTCATCCACCCCATCCCTGTGCCCCGACTGCAGATGTGACTTCAGGACAAAtcatcacagagaaaaacatttcgTTTTATTGGTCTCatacgagaaaaaaaaaaaaaaaaaaaaaactaaaaccaagGGCTACAAGGGAAAACCATGTTGAGACATGGAGGTAATTAGCCTAAAATACTTCCCCACAGATTTTAGATAAGTATCTGAATGACATTAGTTTGCCACTGGCTTTGGTGAAGTTCAGCCAACCACTCTGAGTGAGGGGTCAAGGAATCACTCAGGGGCCTGACCCGAGGTTATCGGACACCACTTGTCCGTGTGGAGGTGATGGCCAATCATACGTGCTCCAAATGTCTGCTGGTTTTAGCCACATCAGCTTCAACTGTCTGTCCTTACATCAGCTAGGGTCCACATGAGTGGAGTTTGAAATAGTTTGTGGACAAGTCAGAGAGACACTGAAGCTATTCCCGGCAGCCTATTCAGATAGTGTGGACATAAAGATATTCATCATACTGTTGAGTGAGGACAAAGATATAGGACAAACAATATACTGCTGGAAGTGTGGCAACttagaaaacacatttatatgaaAGATTAATGTTTTTGGGGATATATAGATATGAAAGTATGTCTCATCTAATAAGTATGCATATTAGACCTTACATGTTATACATTAGGCCGAAATCCTACTGATGTACAGGACGGTGATTTTCCCTCATGCATCATTTCCTTCATGCGTGTACAACTGTCTCATCTCATCCCTTTAAAACAGATAACcatcttctgtgtgtgtgtgtgtgtgtgtgtgtgtgtgtgtgtgtgtgtgtctcagaagtgaaaaaaaaagagtctaaAATGTTACAACCGTTAATATATGGCAGCATAATTTATGAAGAAACTTTAAGAGCTCTCACATAAGCCACTTAATATCTATATTTAATTAAAGTTGCCTCCCAGGGTTTTTCATGAGTATGGAAAGCGGATGGTTTACTGCTCTCATGCTGCTTTTTAGAACGCGTCCCAGTACCTAAACTAAAGACAATAGAATaggttgttgtcattgttttagtTAACTTTCAGTCCATTCTACAGTTCAGAGTTCCCTTCCTTCTTTCTCGTCACCACATGAAGTGGTAGTTGCCTGACATGGCAGCAAACACAGTTAGCAAAATTGCTGCGGCCCAGATCTGGCCCTCACCATGAACGTTCATCTGGCCCACATACCAGATGGAATGATGTGGAACATTGGCGGTCCGCTCCTGTTTGCCAGACCTGAGCTACAAGCAGGCCGTAGCCAGACATCAGCAAAGAGCGAACCAAATTAACCAGAACTGGCTAAAATCTGAGCTACAGTTCATTCTATGGCTGCTGCGGCTCAGGTCCGGTGAGCAAGAATGGACCGCccaagtgccatcattccatGTGATTATGTGTTTCGGATGAGGGTGTCTGAGTTTTGCTATCAGGGAAGAGGGGGATCCTGTCCTcaggagcagacaggaccgcctaTTTATGGAGCTCTCTGCCTTGATTGGATGATGTTGTAGGGAATACCAGAAAatgttatttcctcttttactgcatgagcagagagaggaaagactgCAGTTACCGACCAAACACTGTATAATAGCGATTAgtgttggaatatagagctatttaataCTTATTTTAATAAGCACATGCgtataaaaaaattaatactgttaacattagctagctcaCACCTCTCCTAATTTActttctgtgaaaatgttgtggAGATACATGAGTTTATCAGGACACACAGCAATCACTTCATCAAGTAACTGTTGCCTTTTTTAGATTTTAGTATAAAAAGTGTGCCCAGGTGTGGCCGGGGATTGTCATCACAAAAAGTATTTGTTCCTTAAAGAAATATCTATTTCAGCTACATGTGTAACTTGTAATTTACCCACCCCTGGTTGCCAACAAAAGGTAAATGTAAGTTTGGATCGTAATAAAATGCTTGTGCCCTATACGCAGCTTTCTTGGTtcataaaaaggaaaatcaaggCATCTAAAACATATATCTGACTTTATAAaagacagaatccaaaaatTTAGATAAACATTTTCTATTAAGGGGAGCACTGAACTTATTCACATCCTCATTAAAAAAGTCTCTGCCTAGAAGCTATGTCTCATTCTGTGAGTAAAACAGCACAGAAAGGTCatccacaaaaaacagcagtgagtgtgtgtgatcatgtgtgAGTTTCATTACAGCACATGCCTGGAAGACAAACTACCTACCCAAAGATTTCATGAGTTTTTAGGAACACACTGTCTAAAACCCTGCGTAGTCAAGTGAAAGGTGTCAATTTAAGTGTGTTCTGGATCAGGAAGATATTGTAATCTCACCTTTCCATTTACAGGAGGAGAATTGATAATGTGATGTAAAAGCTGATGTGAGAATTGTTCTTGTTCCAGATGGGAGATATTTGGTTGGACCAAGAGGTTGTCAGACAAGTTACGCCTATCTGAATATACAGATCAGAAGAGCAGGTCAACATGGTGATCGGGTGGATCACGCTGTTTGTGATTCTGTTTGTGGCCTTTCCCCATTGAAACTCAGTACTTGAAGTGACTCATTTGACTTTTTGGCATACTGTGGCACTTTTCCCAAGCTGCAGGTTCTTTGGTTTATTCTCTCTCGGTATCAGGCGGTCTGGGAGAGTCATAATAGCCTTAAATAAACTACATTACCAGAGggcatgacatgacattttccatCCCATTCTTGCCTGTCGCTCTTCTTTGATGCTACATTTGTTTGACACATACACAGCAACATAGTTGGATTGGCCATCATGCGAACCAGTGGTGCCACCGATGGTGATTCTGTGGGCCACTTGTGCCACTGTGGGCAACCTGGACACCAACATGTCAAtaaatttgaataaatgtatgtgATGTAAGTTAACTTGTATTCATGAGCTAAAGAAGTGTTGACTCTTGGTGTCATATACAGAATGGAACAGTGGACAAATCCATCTACCACAGTCTCTGCCCTTCCTGGACTTTCTTGTTCTTTATACTACCtcagctgacttcctcctttgctcctgttAAAATGCCTGTAGCCACTAGAGGTCATTTAAGCTCtttaaacaatcaaaaaaaGGGGAGGATGCGGTTAAGGATGCTAGGAGCATCATGTAGTTATTTGCCATTGTTACTCACCTACAACAGGAATATATTCTGTATctcaaacaaaatattttttaggGAATTTCATTGTGGGTTTCCAACACTACAGACAAAAGAATGCCTCTTACTGGTTTGAGCATTTAAATTGCACACCTCAAATTCAGATCACGTTCTGGCAGCATTATAATCTAATTTAAGGAtgtttccaaatgtgttttgtgatgctAAATAAACAGTAACTTAATTTGTATAtaaatctgctgctgtgactACCACTATGTCTTAACTTCAACCTAAATTGTCCAGATATTGCTGGTAAATCCTACAAGTTTATCTGCGTTTCACACTAAACGCTTCACAGCCCTGGATTGTATTAATGATTTGTAAGGAGGATTCAGCGAGCTAATATGTAAACCAGCCCCAAGAAATTTTGATACTAGAGTTAGATGttacaaatactgtacatttattaattaaGAATCAGTGTCATAGATACTATAGAATATTAAATGAGTGGTGGGAACTGGAACGCTCCCAGACATAcagacccccacacacacagacacactcacttACACCCACTGCACTAAGTAACAAGCTGTGTAGAAATACGGCAATCTGTTCGTTCAGACTATACAGTTATATAAGGAACTGACCTTTCTACCACCACTTCACAGTTCCGTCTAATCTACTGTTAAATTATGTTTGTAATTTACTGAAAGGGAGCGAAAAAGACCCTTGTTTTTGCAGTTGTACTGAACCGTCACATACATTTATACTTTTTTCTTGtacatcaacatttaaattgATGAAAACGcctacaaagacacacacacacacacacacacacacacaatcaaaaccCACAAGTGCGTGTGTCAGAACAATAGTGGAACATCTCCATTGTTTTGTACTGCAATAATCACCAATATGATACTATTTGAAGATATTTAAGAACCTCACACATATGCTTGGATATGTATGGTGACAAAGTAAAATCTACATGCAGAAGAGGtggcatgatgatgatgatgatgatgatgatgatgatgatgatgatgatgaagtaaGGTTACTCCTCATTTAACACACGGGTGCTATTTCAACAACGTGTCAGGTACAGTTACAGAAAACTGACACCCGCTGAGATGGTAGTTCAGTTCAGGACCCACATAGTGATCGGTGATTTTATAAAGTTGCTGAGACACAGTCAGTCAACAAGGAGAGATGATGAAGCTCTAAAGAAACAGCATAAACAAGGTGActgcttaagaaaaaaaaaatcgagatTTTACTccccaaaaaggaaaaacacacgtGCAAAAATATTAGTTTGCAAGGCACGTCTGGTGCCAAAAACTAGGTTTTCATTCTGAAACACACTCGAGCATCACAGCAGCGGTACAGATGTAAGTGCTAGGCTGCAGGTGTTATGTCAGATCATACAAGCTCGTACAAGACTCCACCTTGTGCACATCCCAACGTACAATGTGGAAATAAAAGCTCACCCACTGCTGCCACTTTTGACAGAATAAAATATGTTCGATATGTCTCTCTCTGGCAGAATTTTTCTTGCATCGTGAGCAGCAGGGCATCACGGGACCAGTGAAGCCTACTTAGTAACTTCAGAAACATGCCCGGTAATTGCAGCCAAAGAATTTCCATCACGTATACGATACCATATGATACGATGTGACTTTCTTGTCAGTTTACACAGAAATTCATTTAGCGTCCTCAGGCAGCTCTGCTCAAGAAGtgtgacacacagatacacGTAAGGTACATACTCATAAAGCACATCATGACCATGAGTCACATCACATAGCTTAATAAATAAGGTTCCCTGCTgccctttttttgttgctgttacaATTTAAgctcagacaaacagaaaggcGAGATGCGTTCATAGTTTGTGTTCCGTTTGAAGaggtgggtgagaggaggaagagagagaagatagCGTTGTACCTACTGCCGGCTCTATGTGAAGAAAGAGATCAGATCTGCCCGTCCTGTCCTACACTCAGACTGAGTGCATCCAAAGAGAAGAGATGAGCAGAGCTTAATGAGACTGAACTCcatgtgggagagagagagacagagagagacagagagagagagagtgggagtgttcactgagagaaagagagagagagatccctcccagtgaaagagagagtcgaacacacacacacacacacacacacactgtgatagcatgtgtgtgagacagattTAGACATCCTGCTGCGAGAGTGAGTATAAAACAAGCGTggctgacacagacagagagagacagagagcaggatggAGGTGTGGGTGGTAAAAACAAGAGTGTGTCGTGTGTGTATGAGGTGACAGAGGACAAGTGGACGTTTGCAGCCTCACACTGCCCGACTAAAAATTCACGTCTTAAAAAGTAATTCTGGCAGGTAATCTAACAATGTTTACTGCATGTCCTCTCCAGATTTATCGTGTAAAAAGATCAACTACAAGCCCAGCGGCTGACGCTTTTTTGCAGTCAGGTGTGAgaagtcagtcagacagtcaggaGACTAACAACTGCACTCGAAACATCACCAATTTTATCCAGACGGGAGTGAGccaagaggaaacagaaacaacacaatgacaaaCGCTTGGAGCGACGGGGTGACTGGACACATGGCGTGACAGAAATCTAGACTCACATTTGAACCAACAGCACTGTGAGCGCATGGGTGGTGGCGTCACCCTGAGTCACCGGGGAGGATCAGTCTCCCTGCCTCTACATCAGACACTGTGTGGACACGCAGGTAACAACAAGTAATCTCAATCAAAAAAATCAGGCCTccgatgtgtgtttgtgtgttttacatgcaCGCATGGATGTACATATGCCATGCACCTGCGCATCTGCGTGTACATCGGGACAGGATGTGTGTATATTGTTGTCTGCGTGTGCTTGTACAAATGTTAATAGCGTGAATCTGTATGCACGGGTGAATGCACATGCACAGGTTAGAGAAGTCTCAGCacttgtgtgctttgtgttctgtgtgcggatcaacacagagaacatccGTCTCAACGGGTCATTTCCgtcatataaatacacacaaatattaatCAGATAATCTGGCCAACAGggaagagtcttttttttttctttgtaatggTACAAGAcagaaaaggtgttttttgcttgaaatcAGTTAATaagtgtgacaaaaataaactcctctttctcttttctcttgcCCTCTAGCCGGCACTTGGGTGTCCACTGCCACTACTTCCTGTCTTATGTTATTCTACTCTGAAAAGACAAGAACATTGGAGGCGGGAATAAAGACGGAGCGAGACAGTAAACAGAAAGAGTAAGACGGGGTCATCAGAGGGTGGACGTGACTAAACAGCAGTGACTCCAcaatgtgtcactgtgtctttcctcctcctccgtctatATGTTCATACATTCAGTCATCTTTAGCTTACATTGCAGCTGCTTTTTGTC
This window encodes:
- the LOC119007291 gene encoding uncharacterized protein C14orf132 is translated as MELSLMAAQHFPAVSGAFMDSPYNGNTSLQTSTSNLNAGYSRPSEAEDDGKVSSDTIWLWIAVLATIGNIVVVAVVCACAF